A window of Cohnella herbarum contains these coding sequences:
- a CDS encoding M23 family metallopeptidase encodes MAVFRGMDRIRKIIAAPKQIFRHVRFTQLKGKTLSDKPTQPSLSNFIRNYRQPFVVTLCGIAVVVAVGIGGHRYVQANSVEYYKVLLNGKPVGEISSEEKVEQLLAAKASELEKADTPVLLALNDDQVTYTPERAYKKKTDDDATLTRLEGMLQTHPIGVKVIVDGEEVGVVRDELTAKKLLQRVKNKYAPARLIANKAATEVRSLSYKATNDASPASTATPARTITSVSFEEKVEIVSTDIETPKLSDPDELFLKLTEGEPIPRKYTVKKGDCIGCIASKLNISEELIYQNNKWIKNDYINVGDVLDLSEEEPPILNVNSEEQVTEIEVIEPPVEYRKSDAMKLGQQKVLREGTEGKQQVTYQLIKRNGSLIEEEQIAKKVLKAPVATIILKGTKVIRGEGSGKFAWPVSGARITSYVGARWGRNHNGIDMIGKSSIMASDEGVVEFAGYKSGGLGNAVIINHNNGFKTTYGHMKSVNVKKGQIVEKGDVIGIMGSTGRSTGTHLHFEIHLNGKLKNPTSYL; translated from the coding sequence ATGGCCGTTTTCAGGGGAATGGATCGAATCCGGAAAATAATTGCCGCACCTAAGCAAATCTTCCGGCATGTTCGGTTCACGCAATTGAAAGGTAAGACTCTATCCGACAAACCGACGCAGCCTAGTCTCAGCAACTTCATTCGAAATTATCGCCAGCCTTTCGTCGTAACTCTTTGCGGTATAGCCGTAGTGGTCGCGGTCGGAATAGGCGGACATAGATATGTGCAAGCCAATAGCGTAGAGTATTACAAAGTTCTCTTAAACGGAAAGCCCGTCGGAGAAATCAGCAGCGAGGAGAAAGTCGAGCAATTACTTGCGGCCAAAGCCTCCGAACTGGAGAAAGCGGACACACCCGTACTCCTGGCTCTGAATGACGATCAGGTCACCTACACGCCTGAAAGGGCTTACAAAAAGAAAACGGACGATGATGCGACGCTGACTCGTCTCGAAGGCATGCTTCAGACTCACCCGATCGGCGTGAAAGTGATCGTTGACGGCGAGGAAGTCGGAGTCGTACGGGATGAACTGACGGCCAAGAAGCTGCTGCAGCGGGTGAAGAACAAGTATGCGCCTGCTCGTCTCATTGCCAACAAAGCCGCGACCGAGGTGCGGTCCTTATCTTACAAAGCGACGAACGATGCTTCTCCGGCTAGCACGGCTACTCCGGCAAGAACGATCACTTCCGTCAGCTTCGAAGAGAAGGTCGAGATCGTATCGACGGATATCGAAACTCCGAAGCTGTCGGATCCGGACGAGCTGTTCCTTAAGCTTACGGAGGGAGAGCCGATCCCAAGGAAGTACACGGTTAAGAAAGGCGATTGCATCGGATGTATTGCCTCGAAGCTCAACATAAGCGAAGAGCTCATCTACCAAAACAATAAGTGGATTAAGAATGATTATATCAACGTCGGCGACGTGCTCGATCTGTCCGAGGAAGAACCGCCGATCCTGAACGTGAACTCCGAAGAGCAAGTGACGGAGATCGAAGTCATCGAACCTCCGGTCGAATACCGGAAGAGCGATGCCATGAAGCTTGGTCAGCAGAAGGTACTTCGCGAAGGTACGGAAGGCAAGCAGCAAGTGACTTACCAGTTGATTAAACGGAACGGTTCGCTCATCGAAGAAGAACAGATCGCCAAGAAGGTGCTGAAGGCTCCGGTCGCGACCATTATTCTCAAGGGAACGAAGGTCATCCGCGGCGAGGGCTCGGGTAAATTTGCTTGGCCGGTCTCCGGGGCTCGAATTACGAGCTACGTAGGAGCCCGTTGGGGACGCAACCACAACGGAATCGATATGATCGGCAAGAGCAGTATCATGGCGTCGGATGAAGGCGTAGTCGAATTCGCCGGGTACAAGTCAGGCGGATTAGGTAACGCAGTTATTATTAACCATAATAACGGATTCAAAACCACCTACGGCCATATGAAGAGCGTTAACGTGAAGAAGGGACAGATCGTCGAGAAGGGCGATGTCATCGGCATTATGGGAAGCACGGGGCGTTCCACCGGCACTCATCTTCATTTCGAAATTCATTTGAACGGCAAGCTCAAGAATCCGACAAGCTACTTATAA
- a CDS encoding efflux RND transporter permease subunit has translation MKFFTNFSLRNPVAIVLLVILVAVGGMYAATQFKQEQQPEIAFPGVMVSAVYPGAAPNEVMNQVTLPLEKVLRNVEGVKNVTSQSGNSVSMLQLEFSFKDDMKKKQELVKQAIGDVQLPQDVQKPEVRYFSTTNQPIMYTTVTAGEGVSQEAFNTIVKTTVIPELQAIEGVSDVQDIGLKDDGVYIRLDAQAMAQKGISYEQVMGVLQANNLSVPLGEATLQGNKLPVFVQGDLRSIDQLKEWSLDAAGSVKLTDIAQIEQGKDLSMISLTNGSPSVTLNIVKSSTANTVEVADKVLKLYEDAEKSGQVQSLIMYNRATDVKDSVNTLAREGALGALFASILILFFLRNFRATLIAIVSIPLSMLIAMICLKTFTDVTLNIMTLGGLAVATGRVVDDSIVVIENIVRRMRGEKISKDLILTGTMEVGRAITSSTITTVAVFAPLGLLQGMIGGYFRPFALTVGFALLSSLLVALTVVPLMAWVLMRNATLKEVKESGMSRGYKRVLRWSLGHKAVVLIVALLLFVGSLVPIFAGKVGVVLLPQSDYKYIFASLTMPKGTSIEVTKKETDRLDAIIRGHKDVENTNVTIGGGMSGGSGDNWAEWFIGLRSEADLDRFSEEIGPQVQVPQGSEFSLIKDDMSGGGAVSITVTGSSMEDIRAATEKITAMVSGMQGIENVSNNLQDGTKGIAIEVRQKDASQYGLSAAQASMILRPFLTEANAGRIGDGSKASDLYLSLNGASITSIEDISGLKLNTPTGKQIQVKDIAEVNEIQLPSTLQYKNGSEFATVSATITDKNVSKVNKALDKALKELTLPTGAEYSLGGSDEEIGQMMSDMLMAMGIAVGMVYIVMVVAFREGRAPLAVLFSLPFALIGGLVGTMAAGEPVSVSSMIGFLMLIGIVVTNAIVLIERVQQQIEHGSTIREALIEAGGTRLRPILMTAIATICALIPLAIGLGGGSIISSGLAVVVIGGLASSTLLTLVVVPVIYELLYFKRSRKQRAINSQTRAGVAA, from the coding sequence ATGAAGTTTTTTACGAATTTTTCGCTGAGGAATCCCGTGGCCATCGTTCTGTTGGTCATTCTGGTGGCGGTGGGCGGGATGTATGCCGCTACGCAATTTAAGCAAGAGCAGCAACCGGAGATCGCGTTTCCGGGAGTCATGGTGTCGGCGGTATATCCGGGAGCGGCTCCTAACGAGGTCATGAATCAAGTGACGTTGCCTCTGGAAAAGGTGCTTAGGAACGTGGAGGGCGTGAAGAACGTCACCTCTCAATCCGGCAATAGCGTCTCCATGCTGCAACTGGAATTCAGTTTCAAAGACGACATGAAGAAAAAGCAAGAATTGGTGAAGCAAGCGATCGGCGACGTTCAGCTTCCTCAAGACGTTCAGAAGCCGGAGGTGCGCTACTTCTCCACGACGAACCAGCCAATCATGTATACGACGGTAACCGCCGGCGAGGGAGTGTCGCAGGAAGCGTTTAATACGATCGTCAAAACGACGGTGATCCCCGAGTTGCAAGCCATTGAAGGCGTCAGCGACGTGCAGGATATCGGGCTGAAAGACGATGGAGTGTACATTCGGCTAGATGCTCAGGCCATGGCGCAGAAGGGAATATCCTACGAGCAGGTCATGGGCGTTCTTCAAGCAAACAATCTCAGCGTTCCACTGGGAGAAGCGACTTTGCAAGGCAACAAGCTTCCCGTTTTCGTACAAGGAGATTTAAGATCGATCGATCAATTGAAGGAATGGAGCCTAGATGCGGCGGGTAGCGTTAAACTGACCGATATCGCGCAGATCGAACAAGGCAAAGACCTTAGCATGATCAGCTTGACGAACGGCAGTCCGAGCGTCACCTTGAACATCGTGAAATCATCGACCGCGAACACGGTGGAAGTGGCCGATAAAGTTCTTAAATTATACGAGGATGCCGAGAAGTCCGGCCAAGTTCAATCCTTGATCATGTATAACCGCGCAACGGACGTCAAGGATTCCGTCAATACGCTTGCCCGTGAAGGCGCGCTCGGCGCGTTGTTCGCTTCGATCTTGATCCTGTTCTTCTTGAGAAACTTCCGTGCTACCTTGATCGCGATCGTATCGATTCCGTTGTCCATGCTGATCGCGATGATCTGCTTGAAAACTTTTACGGACGTGACGTTAAATATTATGACTTTAGGCGGCTTGGCCGTCGCCACGGGACGTGTCGTTGACGACAGTATCGTCGTTATCGAGAACATCGTGCGGCGCATGAGGGGCGAGAAGATCAGCAAGGATCTGATCTTAACGGGAACGATGGAGGTCGGCCGCGCGATTACGTCTTCGACGATCACGACGGTCGCGGTGTTTGCTCCTCTCGGATTGTTGCAAGGCATGATCGGCGGATATTTCCGGCCTTTCGCCCTGACCGTCGGATTCGCGCTTTTATCCTCGCTCCTGGTCGCGCTCACCGTTGTTCCTCTGATGGCTTGGGTATTAATGAGGAATGCCACGCTGAAGGAAGTCAAGGAATCGGGGATGAGCCGCGGTTACAAGCGGGTGCTGCGCTGGTCGCTCGGGCATAAGGCCGTTGTCCTCATAGTGGCGCTGCTGTTATTCGTCGGCAGTCTAGTTCCGATCTTCGCGGGCAAGGTGGGAGTCGTATTGCTTCCGCAGTCGGACTATAAATACATTTTCGCGAGTCTGACGATGCCTAAGGGGACGTCCATTGAAGTCACGAAGAAAGAAACGGATCGATTGGACGCCATTATCCGCGGACATAAGGACGTTGAGAATACGAATGTGACTATCGGCGGCGGAATGAGCGGCGGAAGCGGCGATAATTGGGCGGAATGGTTCATCGGGCTGCGTTCGGAGGCGGATCTCGATCGGTTCTCGGAAGAAATCGGTCCGCAGGTTCAGGTCCCCCAAGGCTCGGAATTCAGCTTGATAAAAGACGATATGTCCGGCGGGGGAGCCGTATCGATTACGGTAACGGGATCTTCTATGGAGGACATTCGCGCGGCAACGGAGAAAATCACCGCAATGGTTAGCGGCATGCAAGGCATCGAGAACGTCAGCAACAATCTGCAGGATGGAACGAAGGGGATCGCCATCGAAGTCCGGCAGAAGGACGCTTCCCAATACGGACTCTCCGCGGCGCAAGCCTCGATGATTCTTCGTCCGTTCTTGACGGAGGCGAATGCGGGCCGTATCGGCGACGGCTCCAAGGCTAGCGATCTTTACCTTTCATTGAACGGCGCATCTATTACTTCTATAGAAGACATTAGCGGATTGAAGCTGAATACGCCTACCGGCAAACAAATTCAGGTAAAGGATATTGCCGAGGTCAACGAGATTCAGCTTCCTAGCACGCTGCAGTATAAGAACGGCTCGGAGTTCGCTACCGTATCGGCGACGATTACGGATAAGAATGTAAGCAAAGTGAATAAAGCGCTGGACAAGGCGCTTAAAGAGTTAACTTTGCCGACCGGAGCGGAGTACTCTCTTGGAGGCAGCGACGAGGAAATCGGTCAGATGATGAGCGATATGCTGATGGCAATGGGTATCGCCGTCGGAATGGTGTATATCGTCATGGTCGTCGCGTTCCGGGAAGGCAGAGCGCCGCTGGCCGTATTGTTCTCCTTGCCGTTCGCGCTGATCGGCGGATTGGTCGGAACGATGGCGGCGGGCGAACCGGTATCGGTCTCCAGCATGATCGGATTCCTGATGCTGATCGGTATCGTAGTAACGAACGCGATCGTGTTGATCGAACGCGTACAACAGCAGATCGAGCACGGTTCCACGATCCGCGAGGCGCTTATCGAAGCCGGCGGAACGAGATTACGGCCGATTCTCATGACCGCCATCGCTACGATCTGCGCATTGATTCCGCTGGCTATCGGTCTGGGCGGGGGAAGTATCATCTCGAGCGGGCTGGCCGTCGTCGTGATCGGCGGACTCGCGAGCTCGACGCTGCTGACGCTGGTCGTCGTTCCGGTCATCTACGAGCTGCTGTACTTTAAGCGTTCCCGTAAACAGCGCGCGATCAATTCGCAAACAAGAGCGGGAGTGGCGGCATAA
- a CDS encoding glycine betaine ABC transporter substrate-binding protein — MKKNLNLMLAAIMIVTLVLAGCSNKKNEGGGDASSPAKDREITLAYVAWDSEIASTNVVKEVLESKLGYKVNMLQVDAGPMYVGIADGSADAMVAAWLPSTHGENYYEPNKDKFEDLGTNLDGTKVGLAVPAYMDISSIEDLKGDVGKSVKYTITGIEPGAGIMTATSKAIEEYGLTDWKLLESSSAAMAKVLRDAYDKQQPVIVTGWTPHWMFAEMDLKYLDDPKDVFGGDEQIHTLVRKGLKEDQPAAHRFLDQFEWTPADMESVMVDIFAGMSEEEAAKKWIADNQEKVSKWIEGI; from the coding sequence ATGAAGAAGAATCTAAATTTGATGTTAGCTGCGATAATGATCGTTACGTTGGTATTGGCAGGATGTTCGAATAAGAAGAACGAGGGCGGCGGTGACGCAAGCTCTCCGGCTAAGGATCGGGAGATCACGCTGGCTTACGTCGCATGGGACTCGGAAATCGCGAGTACGAACGTGGTGAAGGAAGTACTGGAAAGCAAGCTCGGATATAAGGTAAACATGCTCCAAGTAGACGCGGGGCCGATGTACGTGGGCATAGCGGACGGCAGCGCCGATGCGATGGTAGCGGCCTGGTTGCCTAGCACGCACGGAGAAAACTATTACGAGCCGAACAAAGATAAATTCGAAGACCTGGGAACGAATCTGGACGGAACGAAGGTTGGACTGGCCGTGCCGGCCTACATGGATATCTCATCCATCGAAGACCTGAAAGGCGATGTGGGCAAGTCGGTCAAATACACGATTACGGGCATCGAGCCCGGCGCGGGAATTATGACGGCCACTAGCAAGGCTATCGAGGAATACGGCTTGACCGATTGGAAGCTGTTGGAGAGCTCTTCGGCCGCGATGGCTAAAGTGCTTCGGGATGCTTACGACAAGCAGCAGCCCGTCATCGTTACGGGCTGGACGCCTCACTGGATGTTCGCCGAGATGGATCTGAAATACCTGGATGATCCTAAGGACGTATTTGGCGGAGACGAACAGATTCACACGTTGGTTAGGAAGGGATTGAAGGAAGATCAACCGGCCGCTCACCGTTTCCTTGATCAATTCGAATGGACGCCGGCGGACATGGAATCCGTGATGGTCGACATTTTCGCCGGAATGAGCGAGGAGGAAGCCGCCAAGAAGTGGATTGCGGACAACCAAGAAAAAGTGAGCAAGTGGATCGAAGGCATTTAA
- a CDS encoding ABC transporter permease, protein MNVPKIPIGKWIESLETWLETNAGPLFDGIKLIIGSTVNGLAEAFNFLPPLLMILLLTAIAYGIGRTRIAVFSLIGLLLVHNLGYWAHTMETLALVLTASFISILLGVPLGIWCSRNDKVQKIITPVLDFMQTMPAFVYLLPAVAFFSLGVVPGVIASVIFGIPPTIRLTNLGIRQVPADLVEAADAFGSTPMQKLYKLQLPIAAPTIMAGINQTIMLSLSMVVIASMIGAQGVGADVYRAVTQAKTGVGFEAGLAVVVLAIILDRITQNLVRKRRKG, encoded by the coding sequence ATGAACGTGCCTAAAATTCCGATCGGCAAGTGGATTGAGTCACTGGAGACTTGGCTCGAAACGAACGCGGGACCGCTCTTCGACGGCATAAAGCTGATTATCGGATCTACTGTTAACGGGCTAGCGGAAGCGTTCAATTTCTTGCCTCCGCTGCTGATGATCTTGCTGTTGACGGCTATTGCTTACGGGATAGGAAGAACGAGAATCGCCGTTTTTTCCCTGATTGGGCTGCTCCTCGTCCACAACTTGGGCTACTGGGCGCACACGATGGAGACGCTGGCATTGGTATTGACGGCTTCGTTCATCTCTATCTTGCTTGGCGTGCCTCTAGGAATTTGGTGCTCTAGGAACGACAAGGTTCAGAAAATAATTACGCCGGTGCTCGATTTCATGCAGACGATGCCCGCTTTCGTTTATTTGCTGCCGGCGGTCGCTTTCTTCTCGCTCGGCGTCGTACCCGGCGTTATCGCCTCCGTTATTTTCGGCATTCCGCCGACGATTCGGTTAACGAACTTAGGCATTCGCCAAGTTCCGGCGGATCTGGTAGAGGCAGCGGACGCCTTCGGGTCGACTCCGATGCAGAAGCTGTATAAGCTTCAACTACCGATCGCTGCGCCGACGATCATGGCGGGGATCAACCAGACGATTATGCTATCGCTCTCCATGGTCGTCATCGCTTCGATGATTGGAGCGCAAGGCGTTGGAGCGGACGTGTACAGGGCGGTCACCCAAGCCAAGACGGGAGTCGGCTTCGAAGCCGGATTAGCCGTCGTCGTGCTTGCGATTATTTTAGATAGAATTACGCAAAATCTCGTAAGAAAAAGAAGAAAAGGATGA
- the proV gene encoding glycine betaine/L-proline ABC transporter ATP-binding protein ProV — protein sequence MAIIEVQSLTKVFGNDPKRAYSLLDQGWSKERIAKETKLTVGVNRVSFAIEPGEIFVIMGLSGSGKSTLVRLLNRLIEPTSGQVLINGKDIVQLSAEELRQVRRKTISMVFQKFALFPHRTVLENVEYGLEIQGVAKDERREKAIRTLALVGLAGLEDKRPDELSGGMQQRVGLARGLVNDPDILLMDEAFSALDPLIRKDMQDELLELQSTMKKTIIFITHDLDEALRIGDRIALMKDGAVVQIGTPEEILTHPANAYVERFVEDVDLSKVLTASHVMIRAETITMDRGPRVALQLMRDRGISNLYVVDKSRQLIGVVTAEDSAAAIKSGQTLDEIMIRETPVVSPDVLLGELFDAVSSAKIPLAVVDDRKRLLGIIIRGAVLSALSGNSGSGAGESR from the coding sequence TAGGGGTCAATCGGGTCAGCTTCGCTATCGAGCCCGGCGAAATTTTCGTCATCATGGGTTTATCCGGAAGCGGAAAGTCAACGCTGGTCAGATTGTTGAACCGGTTGATCGAGCCCACTTCGGGGCAAGTACTCATCAACGGTAAAGACATCGTGCAATTAAGCGCGGAAGAGTTGCGTCAAGTCAGGCGCAAGACGATCAGCATGGTTTTCCAGAAGTTTGCCCTGTTTCCCCATCGAACCGTATTGGAGAACGTGGAATACGGTTTGGAGATTCAAGGGGTAGCCAAAGACGAGCGACGGGAGAAAGCGATTCGAACGTTAGCGCTCGTCGGATTGGCGGGACTGGAGGATAAACGCCCGGACGAGCTGAGCGGGGGAATGCAACAGCGCGTCGGTCTCGCCCGCGGATTGGTGAACGATCCGGACATCCTGCTGATGGATGAAGCCTTCAGCGCGCTTGATCCGCTCATTCGCAAGGATATGCAGGACGAACTGTTGGAGCTGCAGTCCACGATGAAGAAGACGATTATTTTCATCACGCATGATCTGGACGAAGCGCTGAGAATCGGGGATCGCATCGCGCTAATGAAGGATGGAGCCGTCGTTCAAATCGGTACGCCCGAAGAAATTCTGACCCATCCGGCGAACGCTTACGTTGAACGGTTCGTCGAGGATGTCGACCTATCCAAGGTGCTGACCGCCTCTCACGTGATGATCCGCGCCGAAACGATCACGATGGATCGCGGCCCTAGGGTGGCCTTGCAGCTCATGCGGGACCGGGGGATTTCCAATCTCTACGTCGTAGATAAATCCCGTCAGCTTATCGGCGTCGTTACGGCCGAAGACTCGGCCGCGGCCATTAAGTCGGGGCAGACGCTCGACGAGATTATGATTCGTGAGACGCCGGTCGTATCGCCGGACGTGCTGCTCGGAGAATTATTCGATGCGGTGAGCAGCGCGAAAATTCCGCTTGCCGTCGTCGATGACCGTAAGCGGCTGTTGGGCATTATTATTCGCGGCGCCGTGTTATCCGCACTAAGCGGCAATTCCGGATCGGGAGCGGGTGAGTCCCGATGA